The following DNA comes from Camelina sativa cultivar DH55 chromosome 14, Cs, whole genome shotgun sequence.
GACCTACCNATCTGCTCACTTTTATAGAAAGGATCCATCCTCACATCATCCTTCCATAGCACCCAAATACGTCCCCGAGAACTATACTCATAGTTCGTTAAGACAGACCATCCAGGAAACAACCGACTCCCCAACCGCTGAGCCTTTCTTTCCCGAACCCGAGTTTCCAGCAAACACCCAAACTTAAACTTATTACCCTCCACCCACTGCTTGATAACTGAATGCTTAGAGGTTTTATTCAAACCACGCACATTCCAGCAGAAACCTGACATTAATGTTTGATTTGAGGCTTCTTACTCTGATCTCTAGGAGGATCCATATCAGAATGAGTAGGAAGAGTTGAGCTTTGTTTATTGACTGATTTTGTTCCGCGAAGTAAATAAGTCCTCACATGCACACCGGATTGTTGGCCGCGTTTTACCACAGCTCCTGCATCTCCTGTCTGACGTATGGTGACATTGGAGGCATCAGAGCAACTTACAGTGGATACCTCCCCTGCAGTCATTGCTTTTCCCGGTTCAACCTCCTCTAACAGCTTTGTTTCTTCCCCCAAAACAGAGTAGGAATTCTTCAACATAGAGACAACACCAGGATTAGGGGCTGCTGATTGTTTTCTCGGGCTGATATGACTTGTTTTAGGTGTGATCCATTCCTCCCTCGGTGGATCCTCTCCTGGGATCGGCGAAGAGGCTGTTTGAATCTGCGGAATCTCAACTACGGCTAGTGGCGGACAAATCTCACCAGTGGTGGACGGTGGTGGAACTCGCTTATCATTAGCAGAAGCCTCATCCCCCGCATCCTTAGAGGTGGACGGCGGcaaaacttgtttttcaggCGCAGAGACCTCATCCCCCACAGCCTTAGAGGTGGACTGCGGCAAAACATGCGTATCAAGAGCAGAAACCTCAGAGGATAAACAAGTTGCAACAAGATGACCCCATTTCTTACAACGAGAGCATCTTGGTGGTAACCAAGGGTAGCTATATGTTATGACTGACTCCAATTCCCCCTCTTCTTCTCCCGTGAAAACATACTCCCGAGGTAACTCTTTAGTCAAATCTGCGTGCACCATAACTTGAGCCTCATCAAACGAGGCACACGCCTCAGTTTTTGGATGCAACCTAATAGGCTGACCTACTGCACTGGACCGGGTCACTTCATGTCATAAAGAAACAGACCGAGtctgtttgattttaattagtGACGTTCACATAGTACAAATCTCCAACAACATTAGTGGAGACAAAGAGAGGATTTGTTGgttttctttctcaattttaccagttaaatgaaaaaaaaaaaagaaaaaaaaaaaaagagttttgataAGGAAAAATTGAGTAGATATAAAAATAGGAGTTGCCATCAACAGGCCCATGAAAGTTACTAGACAATAAGTCAATAACCTCCTGCTATAtatgtggaaaaaaaacaaaaaaaaaaacaaagttaaaagaGAGTTTTATGGAAGAGTGATTAAGCTTTCCGAAAAAGAAATGGCACCTACCAAATAACGAGGGTTGAAAATCTCACCATACGAATTTAAACGATAATTGAATATCACAAGCTTCCGGTCGTGGTCGCTGTCATCATAAAGCAATAACCGGTTGTTGAAAAGTGATGCGACGGGTGGTATTGGAAAAATATTCTCCTCTTCAATACAAGAGAGAGTTGCACGGAGATTTATGGAGAAAGTTTTGTGCCATGTCATATTGTCTTGATTTAACGACCATATAGTTTGTGTGTTTCCCTTATCCTCCGATAAGCATAGGCGGTCATTCAAAGTGCACATCGAGATCCGTGGATGAGGTGCATGGGCAACCGGTATGTTGGCCATTACCGTAAAAGTTTCAGTGTGAAGATCGAAAGCTAAGACTTGTGTTTCTGTGACTGCATCAATAAACCAATGGAGGGATCCATGTGCGTGAGCCGGGACTTTCTGACGTAGCATTGgatgaggagaagaaacaaTCACATCATACCTCCAAGTGTTGTTGGTGTCGAAAGAGAAAATCTCGCACGTATTAGTTTGGCCGTCGTATAGGTCTACGCAGTGAGAGTTATATAACCAAACCAACTTGTATATTCCCGTGATATTGTCTTTACCGAATCCTGGATAACCCACAAAAAACTGGTTCTTTGTATCACGAAAAAATGCTTGACATCTCGCCTCGGGAAGTCTACGGTACCATCTAGTTGTGGGATTGACCACATACATAAAGGTTTCTGAATATATGCAAGTCAGACCGTCGCAACTCCGTGTACTTCTTAGCATGTATGATCTAGTCGTTGTATCGACAGGGTATTGAGTATGGGTCTCAAACGAAACTGACGCTGCTCCCACACTCAATGTCCTAAGAGAAGCTAATTTTGTGCCTTGGTCAAGCCTAGGATGGCATACCAGGATACTCGGGTCTCGAGATTTCTGCTCATGTCTTAGATGTCTCTTCTGGAAACGCCGGGATTCGATTTCCCTTCTCCATAGTTTGGAAACTGCTTTGAATCTCAATAGTGATTTCACCGGAAGTTTCTCAAGTATCTCTCCCACCACATCTTGGGGTAATTCTACAAAGCTCGTGTTGCTGATAATGTCATCCacgtctctctttcttttaggCATCGTCGTTCAAGCAAAAACAAGCGTGTCAGTATGTGTGTAggtttttgagtttcttcttatGATCAGACTACGGAAGGTTTTTTCAACTTCCGGAGTAAGGTTTTATATACAcagaatattataaatattctaaTTAAATCTTATTCCAAATCCTACTTATATTCGAATCCTAATATTCTGTGTCCTACTATAATATTGATTGGCACGAGTTTAATTTCCTaaagaaatatgtatatattgtgtgttttgtttttttccttttttccgaCGTgatattccatttttttttctccagcCTAATATACCTCGggacaatttttttgtattttacttttatatataaactttatgattttgtattatgaatagattaaattttttgaattgatACATGTTACAGcattatataaagtatatagATTATGGtaacatctatactattaactagattaggacccgcggtacaccgcggagcaaattatttataattaaaacatttaaattataagttgtttttattggttaaataattgtagaataattgttaattttatagtttaaaccaTACAATAccttaatataatttattttttacataagatttatttaatcaatttaattagatatgtctattctctgataccaatagtgttaacaaactaatgaaataatattttatccgtgtaacaccgaattaatgatattttcaatttatataaatatcgacaaaacccgtcccgctatataatCGCGttccgagatattttaactcgcactatatcatcttaatttttaatatttatttttgttgtattataaatattagattgagttgatatgttatttattaagattgtaaccatttacattttataagattgacgtttcttataaaaattaatatatattattaaatttttaaaggccttctaaattttttaaaagttgaaatatttataatatttaaac
Coding sequences within:
- the LOC104743960 gene encoding F-box/LRR-repeat/kelch-repeat protein At1g09650-like is translated as MPKRKRDVDDIISNTSFVELPQDVVGEILEKLPVKSLLRFKAVSKLWRREIESRRFQKRHLRHEQKSRDPSILVCHPRLDQGTKLASLRTLSVGAASVSFETHTQYPVDTTTRSYMLRSTRSCDGLTCIYSETFMYVVNPTTRWYRRLPEARCQAFFRDTKNQFFVGYPGFGKDNITGIYKLVWLYNSHCVDLYDGQTNTCEIFSFDTNNTWRYDVIVSSPHPMLRQKVPAHAHGSLHWFIDAVTETQVLAFDLHTETFTVMANIPVAHAPHPRISMCTLNDRLCLSEDKGNTQTIWSLNQDNMTWHKTFSINLRATLSCIEEENIFPIPPVASLFNNRLLLYDDSDHDRKLVIFNYRLNSYGEIFNPRYLVGAISFSESLITLP